A portion of the Bdellovibrionales bacterium genome contains these proteins:
- a CDS encoding AlpA family phage regulatory protein, which yields MELLKEKILRGPEVEALVRLSTATISRQEKAGLFPKRRRIGIRAVGWYESEIQKWLSQQVHEPAKKHRHSGAVRDVEGYDPTSLSPLSVGRRE from the coding sequence ATGGAACTCCTCAAAGAAAAAATACTCAGAGGTCCCGAAGTAGAGGCATTGGTTAGATTGAGTACGGCAACAATCTCGCGCCAAGAAAAAGCGGGCCTATTCCCAAAGCGTCGTCGAATCGGCATTAGGGCTGTGGGTTGGTATGAAAGTGAAATTCAGAAATGGCTTTCGCAGCAGGTTCACGAGCCCGCAAAAAAGCATCGACACTCCGGTGCCGTCCGGGATGTCGAGGGATATGATCCAACTTCTTTGAGCCCACTTAGCGTGGGCAGAAGGGAATAA
- a CDS encoding AAA family ATPase, producing MPKNKNVKELLDKHQIQYEMDSSENNYKLKICLFCGSSNSKLEVHATKGCFKCWVCDESGSFSKLQSKIRSQEHAGNTENLTEDPSKANKVVDLTKTALRLHSELKGNLDGEQFYRIRGINQDSIDYFKLGIEKRGSERWTSIPHFKDGVAVNIKYRSLPPLEKKWRQEKGTQKTLFNNDALKNSNEIILTEGEIKTIALHQVGIKNAVGLTGGVSNIPQTWIDQLREKERVILCLDSDQPGQDAALEIAKRVGVGKCFNIVLPDAKDPDEYFFDRRHTKSDFLKLMKAAKQFDLHQCFSGLQRAINILVEKISFLWDSRIPISKITMLDGNPGVGKSHLALAIVAAISRGEHPWPPVLDFEIDSHEVIVFCGEDGAADTIVPRLKMLKANLDHVHIYSKPIVFDEKGLIEIESMVAAQKPALLLFDPMTSFIGGRVDIHRANEVRERLSAVARIAEKHSCSVLIVRHLNKGGSKDHAIYRGLGSIDLLP from the coding sequence ATGCCTAAAAACAAGAACGTCAAAGAGTTGCTGGATAAACATCAAATCCAATATGAGATGGACAGCAGCGAGAACAATTATAAATTAAAGATCTGTCTGTTTTGCGGCAGCAGCAATTCAAAGTTAGAAGTCCATGCTACAAAAGGATGCTTCAAATGCTGGGTCTGTGATGAGTCTGGTTCATTCTCCAAACTCCAGTCGAAAATTAGGAGTCAGGAACATGCGGGCAATACTGAGAACCTCACGGAGGATCCGTCAAAAGCAAATAAAGTTGTTGATCTAACCAAGACAGCACTAAGGCTTCACAGTGAGTTGAAGGGCAACCTAGATGGGGAGCAGTTTTACCGAATTCGCGGGATCAATCAAGATTCGATTGATTACTTCAAATTAGGAATCGAAAAACGCGGCTCTGAACGTTGGACATCAATACCGCATTTCAAAGACGGCGTTGCAGTAAACATAAAGTATCGATCACTGCCGCCACTTGAGAAAAAATGGCGACAGGAGAAGGGAACTCAAAAAACTCTTTTCAATAACGATGCTCTCAAGAACTCTAATGAGATCATCCTGACTGAGGGGGAGATTAAAACGATTGCCCTTCACCAGGTAGGAATAAAAAACGCCGTGGGACTTACTGGTGGAGTCAGCAACATTCCTCAGACATGGATTGATCAGCTGCGCGAAAAGGAGCGAGTCATTCTTTGTCTGGACTCTGATCAGCCTGGGCAAGATGCCGCCTTGGAGATCGCAAAGCGGGTTGGAGTCGGCAAATGCTTCAACATAGTACTTCCAGATGCAAAAGATCCTGATGAGTATTTCTTCGATAGACGGCATACAAAGTCAGACTTTCTCAAACTAATGAAGGCCGCCAAACAATTTGATCTTCATCAATGCTTTAGCGGCTTACAGAGGGCAATTAATATTTTGGTGGAAAAAATCAGTTTCTTATGGGACTCACGAATCCCCATCAGCAAGATCACTATGCTCGACGGTAATCCGGGCGTTGGGAAGTCTCACCTAGCACTGGCCATTGTCGCTGCAATCAGTAGAGGGGAGCATCCTTGGCCGCCGGTCCTCGATTTTGAAATTGATTCCCATGAGGTTATAGTTTTCTGTGGCGAAGATGGTGCTGCAGATACGATCGTGCCGCGATTGAAAATGCTAAAGGCAAATCTGGACCATGTGCATATCTATAGTAAGCCGATTGTCTTTGATGAGAAGGGGCTTATTGAAATCGAATCGATGGTTGCAGCTCAAAAACCTGCACTGCTGCTTTTTGATCCCATGACATCCTTTATCGGGGGGCGGGTTGATATTCATCGCGCAAATGAGGTTCGGGAACGACTCTCGGCTGTTGCGCGAATTGCAGAAAAACACTCTTGCTCCGTATTGATAGTACGTCATCTGAACAAGGGAGGCTCCAAAGATCACGCCATCTATCGGGGGCTTGGATCCATTGATTTGCTGCCGTAG
- a CDS encoding helix-turn-helix transcriptional regulator has translation MAKRKPARKRIESPFRKNLKKILEERGIAQKAAAAIAEVTPATMSDWVSGGSVPHDHQKIQKLCRALKCDFEWLLTGSQSRTDIKDISMTELFDSEPDPSFSGIFEISAKRLRRKTKE, from the coding sequence TTGGCAAAGCGTAAACCTGCAAGAAAACGAATAGAGAGTCCATTTCGTAAGAATCTAAAGAAGATTCTTGAGGAGCGGGGCATAGCTCAAAAGGCAGCTGCAGCTATTGCAGAAGTGACACCTGCTACCATGTCGGACTGGGTATCGGGTGGTTCAGTTCCACACGACCATCAAAAAATACAAAAACTTTGTCGAGCTTTGAAATGTGACTTTGAGTGGCTTCTTACTGGTAGCCAGAGCCGCACTGACATTAAAGACATCTCAATGACCGAACTATTTGACAGTGAGCCTGACCCGTCCTTCAGCGGCATTTTTGAAATCAGCGCAAAACGGTTGCGGCGTAAGACTAAGGAGTAA
- a CDS encoding thermonuclease family protein — MKTLLLAAILMIAAPAFAELDEVLSVTKDCKHDSTTFRCVKFIKNYDADTITVKIPDVHPLLGEKISVRVRGIDTAEMKGKYPCEKDRAREAQELVGKTLEAAKRIDLKNVDRDKYFRVLADIFIDGKSLKDLLTEANLGYSYNGGTKRDVNWCEFGKKRIPASKDTQ, encoded by the coding sequence ATGAAAACACTTCTCTTGGCTGCCATCTTGATGATTGCCGCTCCGGCTTTTGCCGAACTCGACGAGGTTCTTTCAGTAACCAAAGACTGCAAGCACGATTCGACAACTTTCCGCTGCGTAAAATTCATTAAAAATTATGATGCTGACACGATCACCGTGAAGATTCCCGATGTTCATCCACTGCTTGGTGAGAAAATATCCGTCAGGGTTCGAGGAATCGACACCGCTGAAATGAAGGGCAAGTATCCTTGTGAAAAGGATCGGGCCCGTGAAGCTCAAGAGCTTGTAGGCAAGACTTTAGAAGCAGCAAAGCGAATAGACCTCAAGAATGTTGATCGAGACAAATACTTCAGAGTTCTGGCCGATATATTCATTGATGGCAAATCACTGAAGGATCTGCTCACGGAAGCAAACCTTGGGTATTCCTACAACGGTGGGACCAAAAGAGATGTGAACTGGTGTGAGTTCGGTAAAAAGAGAATCCCGGCATCAAAGGACACTCAATGA
- a CDS encoding helix-turn-helix domain-containing protein: MMKNPLRAARDFYNEKYKRDQLTQTELARRAGVSRETVIQLEKGTTMPRVDLAIKLRRILKVRSVETLFVVPME, from the coding sequence ATGATGAAAAATCCACTGAGAGCAGCCAGAGATTTCTACAACGAGAAATATAAACGAGATCAACTCACTCAGACTGAACTTGCTCGCCGAGCAGGAGTGAGCCGAGAGACTGTCATTCAACTCGAAAAGGGAACGACTATGCCGAGAGTCGATCTAGCAATAAAACTTAGAAGAATCTTGAAGGTGCGATCCGTTGAGACTTTGTTTGTTGTGCCAATGGAATAG
- a CDS encoding recombinase family protein, protein MAKQYVYARVSTQSQETENQVINLKRQYPDATFVEEVASGAKARPELEKLVQQLQRGDELIVSSLDRLGRKTAEILTLIDSLEKRGIILKSLREGLDYSTISGRLVTQILVSVSELERSLISQRTKAALSAKREKGIIGGRPRIHGQEVVARARALRAEGKSLAAISQLVGISKTRLHQLLK, encoded by the coding sequence ATGGCAAAACAATATGTGTACGCGAGAGTCTCGACCCAATCTCAAGAAACTGAAAATCAGGTGATCAATCTCAAGAGGCAATATCCAGATGCCACGTTTGTCGAAGAAGTTGCCAGCGGCGCGAAGGCACGGCCCGAGCTTGAAAAGTTGGTTCAACAACTTCAGCGCGGGGATGAACTTATCGTATCAAGTTTAGATCGATTGGGTCGCAAGACGGCTGAGATCCTGACATTGATTGATAGCCTTGAAAAGCGAGGGATCATTTTGAAGAGTCTGCGTGAGGGGCTCGACTACTCGACAATCAGTGGACGGCTGGTCACGCAAATCTTGGTATCGGTGTCAGAACTAGAAAGATCTTTGATTAGCCAAAGAACTAAAGCGGCATTGTCGGCCAAGCGTGAAAAAGGAATCATAGGTGGCCGACCCAGAATTCACGGCCAAGAAGTTGTCGCTCGTGCTCGCGCACTAAGAGCGGAGGGTAAATCCCTTGCGGCCATATCTCAATTGGTCGGCATTTCAAAGACGCGATTGCATCAACTGCTGAAGTAA
- a CDS encoding TetR/AcrR family transcriptional regulator, with protein sequence MRKDKRINMQDLIEEAARYDQALSQKEKSILSAAEGLFAEKGASDTPTAEIARKAGVTERTLFRYFPSKDDLLKRVMFPVLLKVVVPIQINKLKVLLKNSDTGIAEMFKNIFRDRLNMASENKGKIRFILGEILKNEALRDQVVKLWEKELWAEAVQAVESLQKSGQIRSNLKSATVARTMLSIIMAYVLAKHVMGSNPKWNDEDEIAEIFDVLMNGIGPR encoded by the coding sequence GTGCGAAAAGATAAAAGAATTAACATGCAGGATCTGATTGAAGAGGCCGCGCGATATGACCAAGCTTTGTCTCAAAAAGAGAAATCGATACTCTCTGCGGCTGAAGGCTTGTTTGCAGAAAAAGGGGCCTCTGATACACCGACAGCAGAGATCGCAAGAAAGGCCGGAGTTACCGAGCGTACATTATTTCGCTATTTCCCGTCGAAGGATGACCTGCTTAAGCGGGTGATGTTTCCGGTCTTGCTCAAGGTTGTGGTACCGATCCAGATTAATAAGTTAAAAGTTCTTTTGAAAAATTCAGATACGGGCATTGCAGAAATGTTTAAAAATATTTTTCGTGATCGGCTGAATATGGCGAGTGAAAATAAAGGAAAGATTCGATTTATCTTGGGCGAAATTTTGAAGAACGAGGCGCTGCGGGACCAAGTCGTGAAATTGTGGGAAAAAGAGCTCTGGGCAGAAGCTGTGCAAGCCGTGGAGAGTCTGCAAAAGTCAGGTCAAATCAGGAGTAACCTTAAATCTGCTACTGTCGCAAGAACCATGCTGTCAATCATCATGGCTTATGTTTTGGCAAAGCACGTGATGGGATCCAATCCAAAATGGAACGACGAAGATGAAATTGCGGAAATTTTTGATGTTTTAATGAATGGAATCGGCCCGCGCTGA
- a CDS encoding ABC transporter permease: protein MKNLWYSNYYTTEQLTQQGGQEMLDLIKVAIRNVGRNTRRALITMITVFIGVFVVVGIRGLLNGLQDEIKGGLTRKMHGDIQVHRLGYEDTLEANPYKILLPFSETIIQTIKNTEGVAEFTPRLKVMALLNHQKSQSTTPVIINGFSSKTELAVVPRFQDSLQQGKMIDSELEKAAETVQDDDLNEAKGLDDPAPQHKVLPKAVGYHQLMVTPSLMRGLSAEIGDEVVVLLQDKDNMQQAVVATLVGVIDFAMPGAQARMAWMDFSTLQATAGVMGQASEIAIRIHEKAEDEVVKENLTKKLDANLTVQTWVELAGFLRDSLILQNVIFNLVLFIVFSIMISAIVNTSLMTVMERTREIGTLMALGYRRIHITLQFLIESVVIGLIGGMAGMILAVSILLYLNAKGLVFALPGQTVATVLYPSVSIWFLINVFFLALASALVASFIPAYRASKMKPVQALTSN from the coding sequence ATGAAAAACCTCTGGTATAGTAACTACTATACAACAGAACAACTCACACAGCAAGGTGGGCAAGAGATGTTAGACCTTATTAAAGTAGCTATACGCAATGTCGGTCGTAATACGAGGCGAGCCCTTATCACCATGATCACTGTTTTTATCGGGGTTTTTGTGGTGGTCGGAATTCGAGGCCTATTGAATGGCCTACAAGACGAAATTAAGGGCGGGCTGACTCGAAAAATGCACGGTGACATTCAGGTTCATCGCTTAGGATATGAGGATACCCTAGAAGCCAATCCTTATAAGATTCTTCTTCCATTTTCAGAGACCATTATCCAGACTATAAAAAACACAGAAGGTGTGGCCGAATTTACACCTCGCCTTAAAGTTATGGCCCTTTTAAATCACCAGAAAAGTCAGTCGACTACTCCGGTCATTATTAATGGGTTTTCTTCTAAGACAGAACTTGCCGTTGTACCACGGTTTCAGGACTCTTTGCAGCAGGGTAAGATGATAGACTCTGAGCTAGAAAAAGCAGCCGAGACTGTTCAGGATGACGATTTAAATGAAGCCAAAGGCCTTGATGATCCGGCACCACAACACAAAGTTTTACCCAAAGCCGTGGGCTACCATCAACTGATGGTTACGCCTAGTTTAATGCGCGGATTGAGTGCTGAAATTGGTGATGAAGTTGTGGTTCTTTTGCAGGACAAGGACAATATGCAACAAGCCGTGGTGGCGACACTGGTGGGCGTGATCGATTTTGCCATGCCTGGTGCCCAAGCTCGGATGGCCTGGATGGATTTTAGCACGCTACAGGCGACAGCTGGGGTAATGGGACAAGCTTCTGAAATCGCCATCCGAATCCATGAAAAAGCAGAGGATGAAGTTGTCAAAGAAAACTTAACGAAAAAACTGGATGCAAATCTAACAGTTCAAACGTGGGTAGAGCTTGCCGGCTTTTTGCGGGATTCGCTGATCTTGCAGAATGTAATCTTCAATCTGGTGTTGTTTATCGTATTTTCAATTATGATTTCTGCCATCGTGAACACGTCACTGATGACCGTGATGGAGCGTACTCGTGAAATTGGAACATTGATGGCGTTGGGTTATCGAAGAATCCACATCACTCTTCAATTTCTGATCGAATCCGTGGTCATTGGACTGATTGGTGGTATGGCCGGAATGATATTGGCTGTTTCGATCTTGCTCTATCTTAATGCGAAGGGCTTGGTTTTTGCCCTGCCTGGCCAAACCGTCGCGACGGTCCTTTACCCTAGTGTCAGTATTTGGTTCCTGATTAATGTTTTTTTTCTAGCATTGGCTTCGGCTTTAGTGGCTAGCTTTATTCCGGCCTACAGAGCTAGCAAAATGAAGCCCGTGCAAGCTCTGACCTCTAATTGA
- a CDS encoding outer membrane lipoprotein-sorting protein, with protein sequence MKYMFLTLILSLTTGYAYAESATEIVAKVEKNLSPPNFRALYQFTNHRLDGTVATYDVRFSIKDANHSHGYFLKPEREKGRETLRLKDTIWTYMPSVARAVRVADRESFAGGDFSNADVLRVDWLAQYNATLAKDSKNQSIIDLVAKNSDAAYAKMRLWVDKSTTQPVQQYFYDTKGTLLKICKYGSVKTFGSISRPTRMEMENVITKQKSEMQIIELHFDSKLPDGRFVVDNLGKEI encoded by the coding sequence ATGAAGTACATGTTTTTAACTCTTATACTTTCTTTGACTACAGGCTATGCCTATGCCGAATCTGCAACCGAGATTGTTGCTAAAGTAGAAAAGAATTTGTCGCCACCCAACTTTCGGGCCCTTTATCAATTCACAAATCATCGCTTAGACGGCACGGTTGCAACCTATGATGTTCGATTTTCAATCAAAGATGCCAACCATAGCCATGGCTACTTTCTAAAGCCCGAGCGCGAGAAGGGCCGCGAAACTCTGCGCTTAAAAGATACAATCTGGACCTACATGCCCAGTGTTGCCAGAGCCGTTCGAGTTGCTGATCGCGAAAGTTTTGCTGGCGGCGATTTTTCAAATGCTGACGTACTACGGGTCGATTGGCTTGCGCAGTACAATGCCACCTTAGCGAAAGACAGTAAAAATCAAAGCATTATTGATTTGGTCGCAAAAAACAGCGATGCGGCTTACGCCAAGATGCGACTTTGGGTGGATAAATCCACAACACAACCGGTGCAACAGTATTTTTACGATACCAAAGGGACACTTTTGAAAATCTGCAAATATGGATCAGTCAAAACCTTTGGCAGCATCTCGCGCCCTACGCGAATGGAAATGGAAAACGTGATCACCAAACAGAAATCCGAAATGCAAATTATTGAACTTCACTTTGATAGCAAACTTCCAGACGGACGTTTCGTCGTCGATAATCTTGGAAAAGAAATATGA
- a CDS encoding ABC transporter ATP-binding protein: protein MIELKNVSKTYKTGKTFVQALKSVNFSIHKSDFVLIRGPSGSGKSTLLNIVGLLDNPSEGEILLNGKPVSFDDFDKLATLRSKTISFIFQSFNLNPVLTLEENVMVPLMIRTDLTREEKKRRVSDWIKKTGLYEHRHHRPDELSGGQRQRVAIARAMVTEPELVIADEPTANLDSKTARSILEFMKQLNQEKKVTFLFATHDPVLDEFAKTHVEIKDGVLTITGTNS from the coding sequence ATGATTGAACTAAAAAATGTCTCGAAGACCTACAAAACCGGAAAAACTTTCGTGCAAGCGCTAAAGTCAGTCAACTTCAGTATTCACAAGTCGGATTTTGTTCTGATCCGAGGCCCTTCAGGGTCAGGCAAATCTACATTACTCAACATCGTTGGTCTGTTGGACAATCCCAGCGAGGGCGAGATACTGCTGAACGGAAAGCCTGTGAGCTTCGATGATTTTGATAAACTAGCCACTTTGCGCTCAAAAACAATTTCATTTATTTTTCAGTCGTTCAATTTAAATCCTGTACTGACACTTGAAGAAAACGTCATGGTGCCACTTATGATTCGCACAGACCTTACTCGAGAAGAAAAGAAGCGTCGAGTTTCTGATTGGATTAAGAAGACCGGGCTTTATGAACACCGCCATCATCGCCCCGATGAATTATCCGGTGGTCAGCGCCAACGGGTGGCGATCGCGAGAGCCATGGTGACTGAGCCCGAACTGGTCATTGCTGATGAGCCCACGGCTAACCTAGACTCTAAAACAGCACGCTCAATCTTAGAATTTATGAAACAACTCAATCAAGAAAAAAAGGTGACGTTTCTATTTGCCACCCACGATCCGGTGCTAGACGAATTTGCGAAGACGCACGTTGAGATCAAAGATGGAGTTTTAACCATAACGGGAACAAACAGCTAA
- a CDS encoding chalcone isomerase family protein, protein MTAFTRKSNIITWIFVCLIANYVCSAQAVEFEGFEFPSAIKIENETLVLNGLAIRKATIFKIRVLVAALYLPEVSSDAESILNSSGRKQLQIRFLKNLSAKTIGNTWAEQLMKNCTKDCNLIMQKSKELEGLLTDIRDKDLLIITFSKIQVTIAGSNQKGGMIEGAEFAQAFLQIWIGSNPLNEDLKKSLLTLPTKKLKGAVI, encoded by the coding sequence ATGACAGCGTTCACTCGAAAATCAAATATCATCACATGGATATTTGTTTGCTTAATCGCGAACTACGTGTGCTCTGCACAGGCGGTAGAGTTCGAGGGCTTCGAGTTTCCTAGTGCTATTAAAATTGAAAATGAAACATTGGTGCTTAACGGTTTGGCGATTCGCAAGGCGACTATTTTTAAGATCAGAGTTCTGGTCGCGGCACTTTATTTGCCCGAGGTATCGAGTGATGCTGAATCTATTCTGAATTCATCTGGACGCAAACAATTGCAAATTCGCTTTCTCAAAAATCTGAGCGCAAAAACCATTGGTAATACCTGGGCAGAACAACTGATGAAAAACTGCACTAAGGATTGCAATCTCATTATGCAAAAGTCCAAGGAATTAGAGGGCCTTCTAACCGACATTAGAGATAAAGATTTGTTAATAATCACCTTCTCCAAGATACAGGTCACAATAGCTGGGAGCAATCAGAAGGGCGGCATGATTGAGGGTGCCGAATTCGCACAAGCTTTTCTGCAAATATGGATCGGATCAAATCCTCTCAACGAGGACTTAAAAAAGAGTTTGCTTACATTACCAACAAAAAAATTAAAAGGAGCCGTAATATGA
- a CDS encoding PepSY domain-containing protein, producing MKHLIFATLVTLASVSAFAKKNCTDEPKNKWMSEEAFKKKAEDLGYKIRKFKQPGSCYEIYGTNKEGKKVEIYFNPVDGSIVKEEVEGDDEE from the coding sequence ATGAAACATCTTATTTTCGCAACCCTGGTCACATTGGCCAGCGTCTCGGCTTTTGCTAAAAAGAATTGCACCGACGAGCCCAAGAACAAATGGATGTCGGAAGAAGCGTTCAAAAAGAAGGCCGAAGACCTTGGCTACAAAATCAGAAAGTTCAAACAACCAGGGAGTTGTTATGAAATTTACGGGACCAACAAAGAGGGCAAAAAGGTTGAGATCTACTTCAACCCTGTAGACGGCAGCATCGTAAAAGAAGAAGTAGAAGGAGATGATGAAGAATAG
- a CDS encoding cytochrome b/b6 domain-containing protein has protein sequence MKRELVYDLPTRIFHWMFAVLFLTAFVITKTVDDESAVFSYHMLAGLVLSLLVTLRIIYGIWGTKHARFSGFALNPKDLFNYFKGILSGSKTKWAGHNPASSWAAILMIAMAAGLGLTGYLMTSGPDKEAFEDIHELLANGLFVVAVLHIAGIVLHTLRHKEAIGLSMIDGKKTDIATDDVISSSRSGLGVLLLGMVVVFAFHLNRNYDAKSGTLQLLGATLQLGENDGGDDNGNGDDEDED, from the coding sequence ATGAAACGTGAGCTTGTTTATGACTTACCAACCAGGATCTTTCACTGGATGTTTGCCGTTCTTTTTTTAACTGCATTTGTCATTACTAAAACTGTCGACGATGAGTCTGCAGTCTTTTCGTATCACATGCTGGCCGGCTTAGTTCTTTCTCTCCTTGTCACACTTCGGATAATTTACGGGATTTGGGGCACAAAGCATGCGCGGTTTTCTGGCTTTGCACTCAATCCAAAAGATCTCTTCAACTATTTTAAAGGAATTCTAAGTGGCTCAAAAACAAAGTGGGCGGGGCATAACCCTGCATCCAGCTGGGCCGCTATTCTAATGATAGCTATGGCGGCAGGACTTGGCCTCACCGGCTACTTGATGACGTCAGGTCCTGACAAAGAAGCTTTTGAAGACATTCATGAATTGCTGGCCAATGGATTATTTGTTGTTGCGGTTTTACATATAGCTGGCATCGTTCTGCACACATTGCGACATAAAGAAGCGATTGGACTCAGTATGATTGACGGAAAAAAAACTGATATTGCTACAGATGATGTTATCTCTTCGTCACGTTCCGGATTAGGCGTATTGTTGCTGGGAATGGTTGTGGTTTTTGCTTTCCACTTGAACCGCAATTACGATGCTAAATCGGGAACGTTGCAATTGCTGGGTGCAACGTTACAACTGGGCGAAAATGATGGTGGTGACGATAATGGTAACGGCGATGACGAGGATGAGGATTGA